A section of the Phacochoerus africanus isolate WHEZ1 chromosome 4, ROS_Pafr_v1, whole genome shotgun sequence genome encodes:
- the LOC125124286 gene encoding olfactory receptor 7D4-like, giving the protein MEAGNHTGVSLFLLLGLSEDPELQPFLFGLFLSMYLVTVLGNLLIILAVSSDSRLHTPMYFFLSNLSFVDICFVSTTVLKMLVNIQAQSKDISYVGCLAQVYFFVVFAGMDDFLLTVMAYDRFVAICHPLHYMVTMNARLCVLLVLMCWFVIFWVALVHLLLLMQLTFCVGTEIPHFSCELAQILKVACSDTLINDICLYVATGLLCMLPFTGIVFSYSQIVSTLMKMASTEGKYKAFSTCGSHLSVVSLFYGTSLGVYLTSAVTHSPHRISIASVMYTVVTPMLNPFIYSLRNKDVKGALGRLLS; this is encoded by the coding sequence ATGGAAGCAGGAAACCACACAGGAGTATCActgttcctcctcctgggcctctcaGAAGATCCAGAACTGCAGCCCTTCCTCTTTGGGCTTTTCTTGTCCATGTACCTGGTTACTGTGcttgggaacctgctcatcatcctggctgtCAGCTCTGACTCccgcctccacacccccatgtacttcttcctctccaacctgTCTTTTGTTGACATCTGTTTTGTCTCTACCACTGTCCTGAAGATGCTAGTGAATATCCAGGCACAGAGCAAAGACATCTCCTACGTAGGATGCCTCGCTCAGGTgtatttttttgtagtttttgctGGAATGGATGATTTCCTCCTGaccgtgatggcctatgaccgttttgtggccatctgccacccctTGCACTACATGGTCACCATGAACGCCCGCCTCTGTGTCCTCCTGGTTCTGATGTGTTGGTTTGTCATTTTCTGGGTCGCCCTTGTTCATCTTCTACTGTTGATGCAGCTGACCTTCTGTGTAGGCACTGAAATCCCACATTTCTCCTGTGAACTGGCTCAGATTCTCAAGGTGGCCTGCTCAGACACTCTCATCAATGACATCTGTTTGTATGTTGCTACTGGTCTGCTGTGTATGCTTCCTTTCACTGGGATTGTCTTTTCTTACTCCCAGATTGTCTCCACCTTAATGAAAATGGCATCCACTGAGGGCAAGTACAAAGCCTTTTCCACCTGTGGGTCTCACCTCTCTGTGGTCTCCTTGTTCTATGGGACGAGTCTAGGGGTCTACCTCACTTCTGCTGTGACCCATTCTCCCCATAGAATCTCCATTGCCTCAGTGATGTACACcgtggtcacccccatgctgaaccccttcatctacagcctgaggaacaaggATGTGAAGGGTGCCTTGGGCAGGCTCCTCAGCTGA